The [Clostridium] scindens ATCC 35704 nucleotide sequence GGCGGCCGGGATCCAGTGCGGCGATATCATTACGAATATCAATGGCACGGATGTGGCTACGGTGGCGACATACCACGCTGCGCTTATGGATTTGGAATCAGGCAAGAAGATCAAGATCAAAGGGTATCGCCAAGGCGCAGGCGGCTATGTGGATATAGACTTCGGCGTGACGATCGGCAGCAAAGAATAAGACAAGTTAGAAAGAGGCAAACATATGAGGTATATCAACACCCTCTGCGAGGGAGAGACTATCAAGAACGTATACCTGTGCAAAGGGAAGCGTTCTGCTGAAACAAGGAATGGAAAGCCATACGACAATCTGATCCTGCAGGATAAAACGGGGACGCTGGACGGCAAAGTCTGGGACCCTAATTCCAGCGGAATCGCAGATTACGACGAGATGGATTTTATAGAAGTATATGGAGAGGTGATCAGTTATAACAACAACCTCCAGCTCAATATCAAGCAGATCCGCAAGGCACAGGAAGACGAGTATGTGGCGGCGGACTACATGCCCACCAGCGAGAAAAGCACGGAGGGAATGTACCGGGAACTGCTTGGCTATGTAAGCCAGATTGAAAATACCTACCTGCATCAGGCGGTAGAGTATTATTTCGTAAATGATGAGACGTTCATCAAGACATTCAAAGGACACTCCGCCGCAAAGACCGTGCATCACGGATTCGCGGGAGGACTGCTGGAGCATACGCTGAGCGTGGTAAAGTTCTGCGAATACATGGTAGGCGCTTATCCGATTCTCAATAAAGACCTGCTGTACGCGTCAGCGATCTGCCACGATATCGGAAAGACCAAGGAACTGTCCACCTTCCCGGAAAATGACTATACGGACGACGGCCAGCTTCTGGGCCACATCATCATCGGCGTGGAAATGATGAGCGACGCGATTCGCACCATCCCCGGCTTCCCGGAGAAACTGGCCAGCGAGTTGAAGCACTGTATCGTGGCTCATCACGGCGAACTGGAATACGGCTCTCCGAAAAAGCCGGCCCTTGCGGAGGCTTTGGCCCTGAACTTCGCGGACTGTACGGACGCGAAGATGCAGACCCTGACGGAGATCTTCAAAGACAAGAACACCAATGACTGGCTGGGCTACAACCGCCTGTTCGAGTCAAACCTGAGGAAGACGAGTATATAAAAAGGGACGTAACATTTTTCAAAAGTGTTACGTCCCCAATTGCAAGTAGCCCTGTCCCCAATTGACGAAATGGAGTATGTTTATGCAGAAAAATGAATTGGTTACGGTTACGATCGAAGATATAGGAATTAACGGAGAAGGCATCGGAAAGGTGGATGGATACACGCTGTTCATTAAAGACGCCATCATCGGCGACGTGGTGGAGGCCAAAGTGATGAAGGCCAAGAAGAACTACGGCTATGCAAGGCTGATGAATATTCTTACGCCATCTCCATACCGGGTAAAACAGCCGAAATGCCCGATGGCCCGCAAATGCGGCGGTTGCCAGATCCAGGAGATGGAGTATGACCGCCAGCTGGCCTTCAAAGAAGACAAGATCCGAGGAAATCTTATGCGTATCGGGGAGGTTCCAGCGGAAGTGCTGGATCAGGCGCTGGAGCCGATCGTAGGCATGGACAACCCATTTCACTACCGGAACAAGGCGCAATTTCCAATCGGAACGGACAATGAAGGACACATCATAACCGGATTCTACGCCGGAAGGACCCATAGTATCATTCCAAATACCGATTGCGCGCTGGGCGTGGAAGTAAACGAAGTAATCCTGAAGCAGATCCTTACATTTATGGAAGAGTATAAGATCAGCGCTTATGACGAGACAGAGCATAAAGGCCTGGTGCGCCATGTGCTGATCCGGTACGGATTCGTCACGAAAGAGATCATGGTCTGCCTTGTAATCAACGGAAATCATCTGCCCCACGGGGAAATCCTGGCAGAGCGCCTGGCGAAGATCGAAGGAATGACCAGCATTACGCTGAGCATCAACAAAGAAAAGACGAACGTTATCATGGGCAGCAAGATCGAGCCCTTGTGGGGGAAAACCTACATTACAGACTATATAGCAAATGTAAAGTATCAGATCTCGCCGCTGTCCTTTTACCAGGTAAATCCGGTCCAGACGGAGAAACTGTATGGACTGGCGCTTGAGTACGCCGGGCTTACCGGCAAAGAGACGGTCTGGGACCTCTACTGCGGCATCGGAACCATATCCCTGTTCCTGGCGCAGAAGGCCAAGGAAGTCTATGGCGTGGAGATCGTGCCCCAGGCCATCGAGGACGCCAGCAATAACGCCAAGATCAATGGAATCGAGAATGCCCGGTTCTATGTGGGCAAGGCAGAAGAAGTGCTGCCGGAGTATTATGCGCAGTACGAGAAAGAGCATGGGAGGAATGCCCACGCAGACGTGATCGTAGTGGACCCGCCGAGGAAAGGATGCGAAGAATCGCTGCTTCAGACCATGGTGGATATGGAGCCGGAGCGGATCGTGTATGTGAGCTGCGACTCGGCGACCTTGGCCCGGGATGTGAAGTTCCTGAGGGAGAAGGGGTATGAGCTGGTTAGAGGGAGAGGCGTGGATCAGTTTGGGCATACGGTGCATGTGGAGACGGTTGCGCTCTTAATCCCAAAACAAGATAAGGATAGTATGTTCAGTAATTCAGGAATTGAAAAAAAGTTGTGGAAAGAAATCTGCGATTTGGCAAAGCAATATGATGTAGATAGGGTGATTCTTTTTGGCTCCCGGGCAAGGGGAGACTATAAAAAGGTAAGCGACATTGACTTGGCTGTGTCAGGGGGGGATGTTAGTGGCTTTTCGATTTCTGTAGATGAGGAGACGAGTACTCTTTTGCAGTATGATATAGTGAATCTGGATGGCAGCGTACAGGAAGAGTTAAGGGAAGCCATTGAGAAGGAAGGGAAGGTGCTGTATGAAAAAGTTTGATAATTTTTGTCTGGCGTTGGAAAACTTAAATGATGTTTATAATTATGATGAGCCATATGAAAATGTGGTTTTAACAGGATTGGTGGCATTGTATGAGATCTGTTTTGAGCAGTCGTGGAAGGCCATGAAAGAAATATTGGAATACAGCGGCTTTGAAGAAAGTGCGACAGGCTCCCCAAGGCAGGTATTGAAAACAGCTTATAAAGCAGGGCTGATAAAGGATGAAAAAGTGTGGATTGAGGCCCTGGCAAGCAGAAATAATGTGGCGCATGCTTATAATAAGGCTATTGCGTTGGATATCGTGAAGGCTGTGCGGGATAGATACTATGGGATGTTTGAAGAGTTGAAAAAAGAAGTAGAAAAGAAGTGGATATAGATTAGAGGTTATTGGTGGTGGGAAGAGTGGACTTGATGTCAAGATTGAGAAACAGATATGTGAAATAGTTTAGAATAAGGATCTTCCTAAAGTTGGAGTAAAAACTCGGGCTTTTTTGAAACAGTAGAGGTTCCCATGCATCAAAAATACCAGACAGAAAAAACCAATACAACCATATCACCTGCCAACATTAAAAAAATCAGGAGGGAAATTAAATTGAAAAAAACCCACAACATCCTTATCATCCTCACCGGAGGTACCATCTGCTCATTCGCCGACAAGGCAGGCAAGCGAGACTCTGATGTAGAGAGGGCGCATACGCTGATCGAAAGGAATTTCAGAGCCTCCGGCTCGCGTTATTCCTCCGAGGAATGTGTGACATTTGACAAAGAGAAGCCCCTTGACATTCTGAGTGAGAATATGACTACTGGTAATTGGAACATCCTTATCTCTAAGATGAGAACGTATGACTATTCAAAATATGATGGCGTTATTATCCTGCACGGTACGGACACCCTTGCTTATACAGGAGCGTTGCTTTCGATTCTGATGGCGGGCACTAAGATTCCTGTGTTTCTGGTCTCCAGCCAGCTTCCGCCGGATGATGAGAAGGCCAATGGCAACGCGAACTTCAGGGCTGCGGTTGAACTGATCATCAATGGGATAGAGCCTAATATTTATGCTGTGTATAGAAATACGGAGACCGACGGATCCGGGGAAACACAGCGTATGTATATTCACTATTGTTCTCATCTGCTGCAGTGCGCCAACCGTTCTGAGAATTTTTACAGTCCGGATATGGCTGAGGTAAGCCAGGAGAACGCTGTTTTTGAGGGGAAATCCTCTGGCGGAGAGAGGATGTACTTGTATCACGACTTTGAACTCTCGCCTTGTGTTCTTCGGATCATTCCTTATGTTGGGATAGATTATGAGCATTACTGCATGAAGGGGGTCAAGGCGATTCTTCATGGCACCTACCATTCAAGCACAATGGCGGTGACTCCATACAAGGACGATGAATCGAAGCGGTACACCAGTCAGGCCATACTGTCGCTCAAAAAGCGATGTGATGAGTGCAAGCCTCCGATCCCGCTTTTTCTTGAGCATTGCCATAGAGACGCGTATAATTACATATCTACAGGCATCATTTTGAAGTACGGCGCCATACCGGTATGGACGATGACTTCTGAGATGACTTATGTAAAATTGCTGGTTGGCTGTGCGTTTGGTTACGAAGGGGAAAAACTGAATGAATTTATGAATAGAGAAATCAACGATGAATTCGTTTATAGAGATTAGGGTCGTATGAAAGAGTAAGATTTGGAGACACTAGGAAAAGTATATTTTTTGTTGACTTAGCTGCGAATGTTTGCTAGTATAAAAACGGAGACTCAGCTTTTGTGGAAATTCTAACAGGGAGAACACGTCGTCGACTGGAAGCGTGTTTAAGAAGAGTAGTAAGTTTGGGAACGCTCCATGTAATGATCAACATAAAATCAGATATCAAAAGAGGAAGTTTTCGCTTCAAAACGGGTGGCACCGCGGGTTACTTTGTATACTCGTCCCGAGAATACGTATTATATATTGGATATGTATTCTCGGGATTTTTTATTTTAATTTAGGAGGTAGAAATCAGATGTATAGGACTCTTTACTGTAATGATATCCGTGAGGAGCATGTTGGGCAGACGGTTCAGCTTGCGGGCTGGGTAGA carries:
- the rlmD gene encoding 23S rRNA (uracil(1939)-C(5))-methyltransferase RlmD is translated as MQKNELVTVTIEDIGINGEGIGKVDGYTLFIKDAIIGDVVEAKVMKAKKNYGYARLMNILTPSPYRVKQPKCPMARKCGGCQIQEMEYDRQLAFKEDKIRGNLMRIGEVPAEVLDQALEPIVGMDNPFHYRNKAQFPIGTDNEGHIITGFYAGRTHSIIPNTDCALGVEVNEVILKQILTFMEEYKISAYDETEHKGLVRHVLIRYGFVTKEIMVCLVINGNHLPHGEILAERLAKIEGMTSITLSINKEKTNVIMGSKIEPLWGKTYITDYIANVKYQISPLSFYQVNPVQTEKLYGLALEYAGLTGKETVWDLYCGIGTISLFLAQKAKEVYGVEIVPQAIEDASNNAKINGIENARFYVGKAEEVLPEYYAQYEKEHGRNAHADVIVVDPPRKGCEESLLQTMVDMEPERIVYVSCDSATLARDVKFLREKGYELVRGRGVDQFGHTVHVETVALLIPKQDKDSMFSNSGIEKKLWKEICDLAKQYDVDRVILFGSRARGDYKKVSDIDLAVSGGDVSGFSISVDEETSTLLQYDIVNLDGSVQEELREAIEKEGKVLYEKV
- a CDS encoding HI0074 family nucleotidyltransferase substrate-binding subunit; amino-acid sequence: MKKFDNFCLALENLNDVYNYDEPYENVVLTGLVALYEICFEQSWKAMKEILEYSGFEESATGSPRQVLKTAYKAGLIKDEKVWIEALASRNNVAHAYNKAIALDIVKAVRDRYYGMFEELKKEVEKKWI
- a CDS encoding asparaginase domain-containing protein — protein: MKKTHNILIILTGGTICSFADKAGKRDSDVERAHTLIERNFRASGSRYSSEECVTFDKEKPLDILSENMTTGNWNILISKMRTYDYSKYDGVIILHGTDTLAYTGALLSILMAGTKIPVFLVSSQLPPDDEKANGNANFRAAVELIINGIEPNIYAVYRNTETDGSGETQRMYIHYCSHLLQCANRSENFYSPDMAEVSQENAVFEGKSSGGERMYLYHDFELSPCVLRIIPYVGIDYEHYCMKGVKAILHGTYHSSTMAVTPYKDDESKRYTSQAILSLKKRCDECKPPIPLFLEHCHRDAYNYISTGIILKYGAIPVWTMTSEMTYVKLLVGCAFGYEGEKLNEFMNREINDEFVYRD
- a CDS encoding 3'-5' exoribonuclease YhaM family protein, whose translation is MRYINTLCEGETIKNVYLCKGKRSAETRNGKPYDNLILQDKTGTLDGKVWDPNSSGIADYDEMDFIEVYGEVISYNNNLQLNIKQIRKAQEDEYVAADYMPTSEKSTEGMYRELLGYVSQIENTYLHQAVEYYFVNDETFIKTFKGHSAAKTVHHGFAGGLLEHTLSVVKFCEYMVGAYPILNKDLLYASAICHDIGKTKELSTFPENDYTDDGQLLGHIIIGVEMMSDAIRTIPGFPEKLASELKHCIVAHHGELEYGSPKKPALAEALALNFADCTDAKMQTLTEIFKDKNTNDWLGYNRLFESNLRKTSI